The Arachis hypogaea cultivar Tifrunner chromosome 14, arahy.Tifrunner.gnm2.J5K5, whole genome shotgun sequence DNA window TAATATTTATAGTAACATTTGGAAGATTGTGGCGGCTACAAAGGTGACACAATTGACTCCTTGAGTCATTGTAGCAGCCTCTCGTAATTaaacttgattttgattttttctttagcTGTCGCAATACAGTTGCCACTTtaactcgattatatatatatatgaatacgaTGGTCAACTAAAATGATTTCATTTCAATTAAGTAGAAACAAACCATCACTTAACCTATCGTATTATAATCAAGTGTCACTAGTAAGGTGCATTTAGGTATGTCTGACCGAaccaaaatattataattttaaagcaGGCTTTGAAAATAAACGTTTTCTTGCTAGCAACTTTACGTGCCAAAATTTTTATTTCCATTTTCTGTAAGGAATATTACTAGGAATGTGGTGGGATTTATTTGGTAACCGATTAATCGTCATGCACTAAGGTGCACAAATGTATATACCTATATTATAACTAATTAACATTCTCTGTGCCTTGGGTTAAAGACTTAGTATCGTAATGCaaacttcttttcaaattagtTAGACAATTCATCAAAGCTATATATACTACGTTTCATATCTAAGTAAATCCCATGTTGAACCCTCTAATACCAAACAGCCCTCTGCATAGATATAAAAACTAATCTCCTTAAAATTTAGGGTATATCACATTCAGGATCAAGATATTCCTATATTCCTAAAaatacaagaaacaaaaaatgacTATTTAATATCTTTTAATCTATAGATTTTGTCATAAACTTTAAGATGCATAACTATATTGCAAACTTACCAAATCCCTCAACGAGCAGTGTATATTGGTTTGTGAGATCCATTCATACATAGGGGAAGTTTCTCCTTGCTGTTAAGGGAATAAAAGAATGCTTCATCACATGCTCTCTTAGCTGAAACCTTGTAATCCACCGGAAGAACATTGGAATTCGATTTGTTTGTATCAGCGACACCAGTCTACAACAATGAACAAGttaattaaaattgcatgaataatTAACATCTAAATACAAGGCGTTGTCCATAATTTAAACACTAAGATACTCGTATGGGCGGAAAAGATCGAAGTCGAATTAATACTAGTGAGAATAGCCCTGTGAACGAGGCTACTCTGCATCTTTCCCGGTTTTGAAGCTACAAACGAAATTGGGGTTATTTTAGAAACAGAAGAACCCTGTATCTCTAGCTTATGACAAGGCAATTGAAGTCTCCAAATACACTAAGAGGATGACAAGTGCAGTTTGGAGCATAGGAGTTTTGTAATTAAAATGTGCACATACCAATAAGCATAATCTGATAGATAAACATTATTCGATTGGAGCACAGAAACAAGATCCTGAAGCAGTTTTTTGTCTTTGGTTCAGGGGAAGCCTTTCAGTTACAGTTGAACGATGTGTGTATGCTTCTTTCACCTTCCCACCTTGTAACTAAAGGTAAATTATTCAGATTTTTCATGCAGCTTCTGTGATAATTTTACCTCCGAATTGCATAGTTTAACAGGTCTCTTCAGATGGCTACGAAATCATATTTTCCTCTGCAATCAAAGAGATCACAGCATTGGTTTCGGTTTCTAACTGCACTTTGGAATATAAAACCCCAAACTCAGTTTCACAAATATACCTGAGTTCAGGTCAGGTCCAGTATTAGAACATTTCCCAAAGTTAATTATTAAGCCAATAAGAATATAAGCTTATATCTGTATAGACTTTATGAAATAGTTTACAAGTGTATAAGGGAAACAAAAAGATTGTTCAAAAAAAATGCACCAACCTTTATAACTCTTGGTTATGGCAAAGCAATTAAAGCATGAAGTCTCCAGACATCACCAATTAGCACTGTAGAATTGAATTCGAGAAGTGCAAGAAACAAGTACAATCTGTAAACAAAAAATGTCATGAAGGATTTATTGCTCCCAGAAAGAAAACCCCTTCTCTCTAATTACTCTTCTGGTCTCTGGTTTGTGAAGAAAAGATTTTTCCTTCTCAAATTTACTTGGTTTAGCCTTGTCTTTCTTTCTCCACGTATCATGTTCCACTTGATTGTCCTGTAAATCTGTCACCCGATCTTGTGTTACCTGTCTCCCATAAATCCATGCCTGAATAATTTTTTCTGTCTTCGGTTCGGGAGCAAAGCCTTTCTCCAGCATTTCTACATAATATTTATGTGCTTCCTCTagcttttcattcaaaaatagcCCATGAATCAGTACAATATACGAACTACGATCATGGCTGACTCCATCTTCTCTCATTTTATTccatatctttaagacatcatCAAGCTGGCGCCAACGGCAGAACTTTCTTATCAGCATTATGTAGGTCTCGATAGTTGGACAGCATCTGAGTTCTCTCATTTTGTCTAAAAGCTCAAATACCTCTTCTCTGGTCCTTAATATacgaaagaaagcatgaaaagtccGAATTGTAGGTGATAGACCCCGCTTCAACATGTCATCAAAGACTTCTTTAGCTTCGTCCATTTTATGAGCTTTGCACAGAGGCTTTATAAGGGAGTTGTAAGTAACAGCATCTGGGGTAACATTGTTGGCTTCCATTGTTCCAATGAGATTGACAGCTTCTTTTATGTGCCTAGCTTTGGCAAGGGCATGGATGACTGCATTATAAACCTTCCTATCAGGAGTGATGTTCCTTTTCTTCATCTCGTCAAACAGCTTGAGCACCTTGTAAAGTTTAGAAGTTTTTGAATAGCAAGATATGATACTCGAATAGGAGATGACATCATACCGGATTCCTCTCTTGCTCATCTCCTGCCAAATTCGGTCTGCATTACGTGTGCTAATGATTAAATTGCACCATCCATTCAGAATGATGTTAAAGCTTTTGGTGTCAAGTGGAAATACATTCTTATTGCAGAACAACAAGTGCTCAGCATCTTCTACATTCTTGTACCTACAAAGAGCAGATAGAAGGCCTTGAAATTCTTCTAATCCAACTTGAAAGTTAAACCTTTTATGAACATAAAATGTGTTTATAGCCCTTCCAACATCATGCACGGCACAATATCTCCTAATCATAATCATAAGAGTTTGAGGCGTCACAAGAGATGGACCAGTACTTCCGCCTCTCATTTCCTCAATTAAGGCCCAGGCAGTATCAAACTTCCTCATCTTGGCAAGAATAGAGATCATTGAATGGTACTCGCGAACCGAATGAGCATACTTGGGTTGCTTGCCAGCCCACAAGAAGAAAGTGAAAGCTGCTTCCCAATCGTTGCGAATTCTTGAAAGGACCTCCACAACCAGCTCCGAGGATGCTGAAACACCGCAATGTTCAAGCTTGTGCTTGATTCCAGATGGTCCAGAACTTGGTTCATGAATTATATCCAAAATGGTTTTAACATCTTGGGCAAGAAGACCATCACCCCTTAAATCTAACTGATTACAATGGGAACCaatctcataattcttcttgccTTGCTCATCATCCTCATCATTACAATCATCATAATCACCATCATTAGAAGCAGTTAGTGACTTATCCAGTCCTAGAACAGGAGCATCAGTCACCCCAGAGAATCTTATTGAAGATGAAGTACAAAGTAGCCTCATTGAGAAGCCAAATTCAGGCACAGCTGAATAAGTGTCAGGGCTTGAAGAAGGGTTTCCAAATCCGAAACCAGCACTCACGAGGGGATGCTGAACTCTGTGAAAGTAAGAAAAAGGGAGTGAACTGTGGCTGATGCACCGTGCCATGTCAGAGAAAAGAGATAGCTTGGACCGAGCTCTGATCATGATTGAGAAAATATCAAACCCCACTTCAATTGGCTTCTCAAAGTTGTAGCTCAATGTGTTTGTCAAAATGCTCCAGAGAAATGAAAAGCAGGCTGCAAAGAGCAGCTAGTCTAGCACCATCATCAAGAGCCTCCAGCAGCCCTCTCACTGTGGAATCTCTCACCTGCGAGTGTTGCAGGTTTGTGGCGGGAAATGGCCAAAGACCGAAAATATGGACGAACAGGAGGGCACTGGAAAAAGTTAAGAACGGGGGAGATGAAGGTGATGGTGGCTACAGCAAGTGATGAAAGTGTCCAGTGGCAAGAAATCAATGGCTGGGTTTGTTTTCCTTCTGGGATGTATTGGTTACTGGATTTGATATTTCAACATGTCCTTGAATGCAAAGAACTTACCAAAATGGTCAAGTCTCGAGGCTCTTTTTGCAAACACTTTTACCCTACAAGCaaaaggtattttttcttcaagaTGAGAAAGCACTTACTGGTTCAATGCCTCACAGTGACAGCTAAAACATAAGACAGCCAGCAAAAATTTAATTCAGATTTAACAAGGCTTTATACAAATTTAGTTCAGATTGTATCACTCAATATAAGGACTGGCTAGATATAATATCGGAAGTGATAGGCACAACAATCATGGTACAGTCACATGCATAAAACAACTATTAAATAGTGAGTGACCAGTTTCCTTAGTATTATGAGTCCATACTTgcacatatatttttttaaaaaaaagacaaCTTCGAGAAaccaaaatttgcttccaatgaAGTTAATTATTAATAGAAATACGGTATCATAGCAGACCAAGCACAAAGCCTCactaactatttatttatttcttttccaaaatgcttattttattattaaaaaatacggTATCTATAGCAGACCAACTTATgatacttttaaaaatttcttcACCATTTGTAATATGGTTTACGCAGAGatgaatccaaaaaaaaattggagttaaCTAATCATCTGACATTGGAAACCATTTTATATATTGTGTTttgaatccaagagatatacattttGAATACATTAAGTGACATTACTAATTGTTCTGGACCTGGCCAAAGGCCCATCAACGGCTAACCCATACTATCAAGGGTCTCCTCGGGTCCCTTGCGGCCCAAACCCGGATTCCCTACTACTCGCAACGAAATTCCATCCTAACGGCTTTTTGGATTCGAATCCAGGAAGCCCCACTCACTCTATAACAACCCCCAGAATCCGGAATTCGCAGCCAACCCTCACCTACAATATATAAAGGGGAGCTCCCAGCTCCCCTAGGTATTCTctgatccattctgacttgagcattTGAGTGTCATTGTAGTTGACCCCCACCCTTGCTGAAGAGATACTGACCAGAAACCATCTAGGCCGTCTACAGCAGTTCCAGATTTCCCTAATCAAAGCTCCTAAGAATTAGCTTAGTTAACTAATATGTGACAATGATAGAGAAGGGAGCTCCATATGAACTAATTACTACAGTTCCAACTTATAGTAAACTCAATGTACACACTCTCTATATTATCAGACACTATAATTTACTTGAGGATATTTCTGCAGATCAACTTTGAACATGTGTTACTATTTTATTAGGCAATCCTTTCTTATGCAATTATcaatctttctttctttctttctctatacAAAACCAGATGTTAAGTCATCAGGTTCACTAAGATATAAGCTAAAATGTAAATGTAAGTAATAAAAAAGGCATGAAAACCTCAAGTTTaagtttgtaaaatataaaatccGAACTGTATGAGTTATACTCATTCACAAATTGTCAAGTTTAAGTTGCTATATTACTtaagaaattcttatatagatgCCAAAGTATCCTCAGCATATTAGTGGTTAATGTATGTACCAAATAACAGGTAAAAATAATTCAACTGCCATCAGTCATTTACTAGATAATATATCATGAATAAGAAGTCTTATAAAGGAGATGAAAAATATATGCAAAGAGTTTGCATGCCTTAAAATTGTAAGGTAAATTGGTTTACGCAACACAATTTTTTGACAGGTACTAGAATGAAATGAAATTTAAGTAATGTGATGTCTTTATAAAGTCAACATCAAACCTTGAATTCTATGGAAATCACAGATGCAAGGGTTGAATGTCCATTTTATCAGATGTATTATGAGCAAATTAAATTTCTATTGATAGAAGAGCATCAAGTAATTTGATTACTGTTTTCGTTAAATAAAATTTCAAGCTCAACATAAAGGGAACAAGCCATAAACATATAATTTATCACAGGTTCAAAGTGTAAAAGACATACTTCCAGAAAAAACCCCTTACAGCTAATATGCCACAATTTTTCTTACAAACTTAATAAATTTAGCACATAACTAATATTAAGAGACATACCTATCAATCCATTTGATATACCCATAGCATATTGATTAGATTTTGTCCAAATCTTTCCATAAGATATATATaatgttttttcaaaaaataaaacggTGTATATAACGTTGGCTCATTAACCAAGTTTCTTCACAAGCTATTGAGAGCTACAAGTTTTGTCAGAAACATGAAATTGAAACCAGTAACAGTTGAGATGAAACCAAAGCAACAGCATACACCGTAATTCACGTCAACAGAACAGatccaaaataataaattaacaacatTAATACCTTGATTTTCCAGAGCCACTAGGACCACCAATTCCAACCATGACAATGCCCTCTTTTTCTACCTGTAGTACTTGCCACCTTGGTCAGATTTCCCGTAAATAGACTGAAAAGTTTGAGTATTTGACAACCACATTTTAGCAACACAATACAAATTTCATGAATCATGAAAGAAAATTACACaagaaattaagtaattattttatgaATCAGTTTAACATGAAGCAAACCCTTGAAACTATCTAACTAATACAAGGTTAGCATTGGCTGACGGCTCTGTGTGTTATGGTTAACAGATTGGCTTAGAGCATGAGAGAGATTTGCTCTCGGTATAGGTAAGAATTTCTCTGACCACGCTCACTATCTCAGATTTTAGAACTATATCAGATTGAAGAaacaaaaaatcatgaaaattttcAGAACAATATCAAATCAATAACAAAATTTCCAAACAATATCAAATCAATAACAAATAAATTCAGAACTGTATCAGAATTCAGGCAaatcaaattcatgaaaaataAGTTATCTAAAAAAACCTCAGGAGGGCAGTTCCAGAACTGTTTTGCTAGAAAAGGGGAGTTGAGGGAAGGGCGAAAGCGAGTCGGCTGCTTGAGGGTGAGAACGACGGCGAGCGTACGGCTTCTTCGACGGTGAGAACGAAGGTTGGGGACTGCGGGGTCACTAGTGAGTAGAGCCCGCCTTCTTGGTGTTATCATCGTTCTGCTTCTTCGTCGACATTGAAGCTCAAGCTCTGAGCTCTGAATGGGGATGATTGATTTGAGTCTGAGCAAGTCGTGACTCGTGAGACGAGACGACTACTATCATTTGGCGGATTCACAACATAAACGGGAAAAACACAggaaacataataataataaaaagagtaaaagggaaataggtcttaaaccttttttttttgatatttttgttttgatcattgaaaaatgtttttaagtcTTTGACGTAGTATTTGATGgagagatagagattgaaaaattgagactgagagacaaaGATTAAGAAACAAAGGCAGAAATAAATTtcaatattctgtttggtgtaaagtgggagacagaaattaaaataagaataaaactctaatttaatttgtataaaaggtaaaattagaattaattaattgaaatgaggttattttagatttttaggtataaaatgttattaaagtttcagtctctaaaaatttcagtcccctgtgtcctcactttttggaggtactgaaatattaaaattttagagacagagacagaaattttagtaccagtctctgagccAACAAATATGATATTGAGTCTCAGTGTCTCAATCTCTGtcccagtacctcaaaacaaacgctacctaaaagtTAGACGGATTAGTACCTCCGTCCAATGCTTCCGTCAGACCTAATGGAAagtgcttgtcacgcgtacgcgtcgcttggcagaCTTCCCTCTCATCCAACGGAAAGTgcctgtcacgcgtacacgtgtgtcacgcgtacgcgtcacttggcaGACTTTCGTACGCGTtgccatgaattctccactttacaTGTTTTTTTCCCATTTCTTTCAAGCTATTCTTgcctttaaaactttaaattactTAAGCAAAAAAatgttctataatttttttagtaccgttagtactctttaatttagtatcattttgaattataaatttttattatttatgactcttTTGTTACTTATcattagtatataataaaaacgaaaataaagtacGGTGGAAAGTATaataaaaacaacaacaaaaaaacgaaaaaaatttcatacaaacataatatataataattacaaccaACAACaaatatcatatgaacaaaaaaattataataagtaaataaaatttatataaataaaactaaataaaaaaaataaaaaaatttatacacaacataaatatagtataataaaagataaaaaaaatttatataaacaaaaaataataaaaatattataaaaattaataaaaataaaaatttatattaataatagttgtcatatgaataaaaaaatacgataaaaatataacattagaatactaaaaaataatattaaaatatttatcatataaataaaagaatacaataaaaaacataaaaatcaaaatatgaaagagagtactaaaaataataaaaaaaattaaaatatttacctTATCGTGATTGAAACAAAtctaaaagattttgatgaaaaaaacaTTTGGAACGACAAAGAATTCCtgtaaaaattatatgattaCTTGCATcatttttatagaagaaaatgaagggtagAGTTGGTAAAAAAAGGAATAAATTTCTCATCTAATTTTCTCAACTGTAATCAACCTTCCCCAACTTAAACGCAGAAGCTAGAATTTTTTGCTTCACATGAACGTACGTTCAAAGGTGAAAGCAATTCTGGGTTCAGAATTTCACAAAGTTGCCAAACATAAAAATGGGACGTTCAAGACACTCAAACGGACTTCTCTCTTTCCAACGTGAATCT harbors:
- the LOC112742878 gene encoding pentatricopeptide repeat-containing protein At5g15010, mitochondrial yields the protein MIRARSKLSLFSDMARCISHSSLPFSYFHRVQHPLVSAGFGFGNPSSSPDTYSAVPEFGFSMRLLCTSSSIRFSGVTDAPVLGLDKSLTASNDGDYDDCNDEDDEQGKKNYEIGSHCNQLDLRGDGLLAQDVKTILDIIHEPSSGPSGIKHKLEHCGVSASSELVVEVLSRIRNDWEAAFTFFLWAGKQPKYAHSVREYHSMISILAKMRKFDTAWALIEEMRGGSTGPSLVTPQTLMIMIRRYCAVHDVGRAINTFYVHKRFNFQVGLEEFQGLLSALCRYKNVEDAEHLLFCNKNVFPLDTKSFNIILNGWCNLIISTRNADRIWQEMSKRGIRYDVISYSSIISCYSKTSKLYKVLKLFDEMKKRNITPDRKVYNAVIHALAKARHIKEAVNLIGTMEANNVTPDAVTYNSLIKPLCKAHKMDEAKEVFDDMLKRGLSPTIRTFHAFFRILRTREEVFELLDKMRELRCCPTIETYIMLIRKFCRWRQLDDVLKIWNKMREDGVSHDRSSYIVLIHGLFLNEKLEEAHKYYVEMLEKGFAPEPKTEKIIQAWIYGRQVTQDRVTDLQDNQVEHDTWRKKDKAKPSKFEKEKSFLHKPETRRVIREKGFSFWEQ